The following are from one region of the Thermoanaerobaculia bacterium genome:
- a CDS encoding ABC transporter ATP-binding protein, which translates to MIETPQTQTETPPKAQARPVLTLDRISLCYRLAKQRLPSFKDYAIHWVKGTLVYEKFWALNEVSFSVARGEVVGIVGRNGAGKSSLLKIVSGVLPPTSGEMHFDGRIAPILELGTGFDHELTGRENIFLNGLLLGRTRREIRERIDAIVEYSELGDFIESPIRSYSSGMLGRLGFSIAAAWTPDLLILDEVFAAGDAAFTRKCEKTLSDFRDAGVTILLVSHSAQIVLETCSRALWLDRGHLVADGRPDEVVAAYDQSTYAT; encoded by the coding sequence ATGATCGAGACGCCCCAGACCCAGACCGAGACGCCGCCGAAAGCGCAGGCGCGGCCCGTTCTCACGCTCGATCGCATCTCGCTCTGCTACCGGCTCGCCAAGCAGCGGCTGCCCTCGTTCAAGGACTACGCCATCCACTGGGTCAAGGGCACCCTGGTCTACGAGAAGTTCTGGGCGCTCAACGAGGTCAGCTTCTCCGTCGCCCGCGGCGAGGTCGTCGGGATCGTCGGCCGGAACGGCGCCGGCAAGAGCTCGCTGCTCAAGATCGTCTCGGGAGTCCTGCCGCCGACGAGCGGCGAGATGCACTTCGACGGCCGCATCGCCCCCATCCTCGAGCTCGGCACCGGCTTCGACCACGAGCTCACCGGGCGCGAGAACATCTTCCTGAACGGCCTGCTCCTCGGGCGGACGCGGCGCGAGATCCGCGAGCGCATCGATGCGATCGTCGAATACAGCGAGCTCGGTGACTTCATCGAGTCGCCGATCCGCTCCTACTCCTCCGGAATGCTCGGCCGGCTCGGCTTCTCGATCGCCGCCGCCTGGACCCCGGATCTGCTGATCCTCGACGAGGTCTTCGCGGCCGGCGACGCCGCTTTCACGAGAAAGTGCGAGAAGACGCTGTCGGATTTCCGCGACGCCGGGGTGACGATCCTCCTGGTCTCGCACTCGGCGCAGATCGTCCTCGAGACCTGCAGCCGCGCGCTCTGGCTCGACCGCGGGCACCTGGTCGCCGACGGCAGGCCCGACGAAGTCGTCGCCGCCTACGACCAGAGCACCTACGCGACCG
- a CDS encoding ABC transporter permease — MAVVFPYWDLTWELVQRELRVRYRRSLIGFAWTMLQPMLMMGVLHIAFSTVFRFNVENYPVYVLAGLLFWNFFSQSIVTSMNSLRANGGLIQKLPVPKSVFPVAVVISGVINLLLALLPLLGLLVVTGHPLRPAMLFLPVSILIAAVFTLGAGLLLAPFAVLFHDIVELVGVVLQILLFLTPIMYPMSILPERWLWIVRFNPVRSILEVFRDPIFYGKIPPASHLTVAAILALALLALGAFAFSRTSRRITMYL, encoded by the coding sequence ATGGCCGTCGTCTTCCCTTACTGGGACCTCACCTGGGAGCTCGTGCAGCGGGAGCTGCGGGTGCGCTACCGGCGCTCGCTGATCGGTTTCGCCTGGACGATGCTCCAGCCGATGCTGATGATGGGCGTACTGCACATCGCCTTCAGCACCGTTTTTCGCTTCAACGTCGAGAACTACCCGGTCTACGTCCTCGCCGGCCTGCTGTTCTGGAACTTCTTCTCGCAGAGCATCGTGACGTCGATGAACAGCCTGCGGGCCAACGGCGGGCTGATCCAGAAGCTGCCGGTGCCGAAGTCGGTCTTCCCGGTGGCGGTGGTCATCTCCGGCGTCATCAACCTCCTGCTGGCGCTCCTGCCGCTCCTCGGCCTGCTCGTCGTCACCGGCCACCCGCTGCGCCCGGCGATGCTCTTCCTGCCGGTCTCGATCCTCATCGCGGCCGTCTTCACCCTCGGCGCGGGCCTCCTGCTCGCGCCGTTCGCGGTCCTGTTCCACGACATCGTCGAGCTCGTCGGCGTCGTCCTGCAGATCCTGCTCTTCCTGACTCCGATCATGTACCCGATGTCGATCCTGCCCGAGCGCTGGCTCTGGATCGTGCGCTTCAATCCGGTACGCTCGATCCTCGAGGTCTTCCGCGACCCGATCTTCTACGGCAAGATTCCGCCCGCGAGCCACCTCACCGTCGCGGCGATCCTGGCGCTGGCGCTCCTGGCGCTCGGCGCCTTCGCCTTCAGCCGCACCAGCCGGCGCATCACGATGTACCTCTGA